The sequence CTGTGGGACATGCACGTCCACCTGATGATCGACGGCCATGCCGACTACGCCCATTGGGACGCCGCCTATCTCGCCAAGCAACGCGACGTGATCATGCCGGCATCGGCCAAGCAGTTGCTGATGGCGGGCGTCACCGGCGCGCGCGATCTCGGCGCGCCGCCGGACGACATCCTCGCGGTCAAGAAGGCGATCAACGAGGGCCGCATCCCCGGCCCCACATTGTTCGTCGCCGGTCCGTTCATCCAGCACGCGCCCTACAGCGCGCACGAGGTGAGCTATCGCTGGGGCGTCAGCTCGCCCGAGGATGCGCGCGCCAAGGTCCGCAAGATCGCCGAGGCCGGGGTCGACGTCGTCAAGCTGATCGACGTCGACCAGATGAAGGAGCCCGAGATCAAGGCGGTGGTCGACGAGGCGCATGCCCGCCATCTGCCGGTGGTCGCGCACGCGCATCGCCCCGACGAGATCCGGCTCGGCCTGAAATATGGCGTCGACGATTTCGAGCATACCGCGCTCGCCGCAGCACCCGAATATCCGGCCGACATCATGGCCGCGCTGGAGGAGCGCACCGCGCGCAGCGGCTCGCTCGGACCGCTCTTCTGGACCCCGACCGCGTCGATCCTCTACAATTATCCGGCGTGGCTGAAGGAACATGAGTTCATCGACGCGACCGACTGGCACGAGGGCCTGACGCCCGAAATGGTCGCCGACATCAAGGCATCGCTCGCCCACCCCGAGCGCATTCCCTATTTCCAGGGCGTACCGCAGCGCCAGCCGACGCTGAAGCGCAAGTTCGCGCAGTTGCGCGCGTCAGGCGCGATCCTGCTGATCGGCACCGATTCGGGCGTGCCGATGAACTTCCATTCGGGCAGCACGTGGCAGGAGATCGACCTGTGGGTGAACGGCTTCGGCGTGCCGGCGATCGAGGCGATCCGCGCCGCGACCTTCTGGCCGGCGGTCGCGATGAAGGTCGACAAGGATTATGGGACGGTGACCGAGGGCAAGTTCGCCGACATCATCGCGGTGAAGGGCGACGTGATGGCGCATGTCGATCTGCTCCAGCGTGTCGACATGGTGTTCAAGCACGGCCAGCAGGTGAAGTAAGCGGCCGCGCTCAGCTCCAGGGCAGCGCCACGGCGATCGCGGCGCCGCCGACCATGAACGACACGCCGGTGGCGAGGGCAGCTGACAGCAGGACCCGCGCAGGTACGGACATACGATTCAACATTCCCAACCCCTTCGCCGTTATGACGGCGCCGCGGCGATCTAT is a genomic window of Sphingomonas nostoxanthinifaciens containing:
- a CDS encoding amidohydrolase family protein encodes the protein MRLKALALACAAAATIGMPALAERLALVGGTLVDGTLREPIHNSVILIDGDRITAIGTVESLPVPADARRVSTEGMTVLPGLWDMHVHLMIDGHADYAHWDAAYLAKQRDVIMPASAKQLLMAGVTGARDLGAPPDDILAVKKAINEGRIPGPTLFVAGPFIQHAPYSAHEVSYRWGVSSPEDARAKVRKIAEAGVDVVKLIDVDQMKEPEIKAVVDEAHARHLPVVAHAHRPDEIRLGLKYGVDDFEHTALAAAPEYPADIMAALEERTARSGSLGPLFWTPTASILYNYPAWLKEHEFIDATDWHEGLTPEMVADIKASLAHPERIPYFQGVPQRQPTLKRKFAQLRASGAILLIGTDSGVPMNFHSGSTWQEIDLWVNGFGVPAIEAIRAATFWPAVAMKVDKDYGTVTEGKFADIIAVKGDVMAHVDLLQRVDMVFKHGQQVK